In a genomic window of Salegentibacter salegens:
- a CDS encoding DUF6095 family protein encodes MKHTNKEILGKGIKYLAFALPLTLIGPSVLFTAFNNQHHPFYIPVLIGGIVAIIAAILLMFKGIITVVKAVFD; translated from the coding sequence ATGAAACATACCAACAAAGAAATATTAGGAAAAGGAATTAAGTACCTCGCTTTTGCATTACCCCTAACCTTAATAGGTCCTTCTGTACTATTCACCGCTTTTAATAACCAGCATCATCCTTTTTATATTCCAGTTCTTATTGGGGGAATAGTAGCTATAATTGCTGCAATTCTTCTAATGTTTAAAGGAATAATAACCGTAGTAAAGGCGGTTTTCGATTAA